CTTTAAAGATCATAATCGCAATGCAATCTATTCACTCATAGAGAGAAGGGCTTTGCAAAATAggtcaatttgaaaaattatatggtGAGCAAGAAAGGCGATGCCCATCATCTCTCCCTGGGTCCAAGAAGGGAATGGATGAAGTGCATCCTAGGCTGCTTACAGTGAAAGTTTATATGACTACAACACCAAAAGAAGAGGCCATAGGAGAAACAGTATAATTGAACAACCTTATCAATATAAGGTTCGAGGGCACAATACTGGAGATAGGAGGCCTCAGCTGCTATGGTACTAAAGAAACGGCTATAATTGCCCGTCCTGAAATACCTGCCAAGTAGAAATAATTTCTGAAAGCTCAACTTATGCAattaacacaaaaaatcatcataataacAGGATCCACAAAATATTAAGTTCCCAAGATAGGTAGGCTATAAATGCACCTCAAAATTCTTCTGGCGAAAGACATTTCTTTAGACTTGATAACAGGAGTAGGCACACGACGGAACCACAAAGAAAGTCTCTCACCCTGTCAGTGAAGAGGAAGTGGCTCTTACTCATCTAGGGCCCAAAAATATGAGGAAGTAACAGTATAAGACACGATTAACTTAATATTCAAACCTCTGGAAGGCTTTCGGAATTGAGACAAAGCAGCACATAAAGTGAGCGATACTCTGGTTCGTTCTTGTGTGTGGAGCTATGATCTCGATTCAGATCATAAAGATTGTATAAAGATGTCAACACCTTTGCTAACTGCTCCATGTTAAGGTGATGCAATGAAGAGATATTGAAACTGTCAGGTCCACTGCTTCTAAGTCTAAGCTTGTGGTGAGAAGTGACATGAAAATTAACCTGCAAGAACATaaagacagacagacagacagacatgGAACCATGTCATTCTACAGCACAACCCGGAAAGCTTTAGATTGTCAACTGCAAGAGGAGACATATTGCCATGTTATCCTTCCATTGGATTAAATAACAGCATCTTGACCGTGCCTAGTATAAACTTTTATGAGTTTAAAAGTTTATTTTTGTTCAACTTCCATGTTCTATAAGTAAATGCTTAAAACATGAGTTACTTGGATAGTTCACAGGCTCAGCCAGATCAAGAATCAGAGAAATGTGCAGAAGTCTCACCAAGAGGACCATACCATTTTCTCGTACATATGAATCACTCTTTTGTCAACTATATTCTGCATGCTCAGGTCTTGTCTTATGGAACGCGTTCTGTCAAATATGAAGTCATGAACTGTTTCAAAAGGCTCTGGCGTAGAATTCATCAAGCTCATAAGGTAGTCTAGAGTGCTTCCCAGTACTGAGAAAGGTCGTATATCCAATAACTGCACATCCCTCGTGGATATTGTCCTGCAAAACTAGAGACATTGATGCAAGGCAATTTCACCATTTTAAGTCACATAAGCTTTGTTTCCGGGGAAATTCCCGGAACAGTtcatttacatttttcaaaGACGAAGTTACACAGCTTTGCCGAAGTAAAAGCGAAGCAAAGTTTACCTTTTTGACAGCAAGCTCAGGAGATGTTTTAGCCGGATTACCATGCAACCTCTCAAACACAGCTAAATCGCGTAACCGTTCACGCTGGGCCATCTCCCCAACTGCAATATGTGCCAAATAAATCGCACGAAATATAACGCATTGCTGAACAGCCATATGAAAAACATAACAATCTGAACCCTAGAAAAGGGTAAAGCATTCACACAGCCATCCTCAGCTGCCCAGCACTAGTGCAAGAGATTCCATGACTGGCTGGGACCATTCAAACGGCACCTCAAAACTCGACTCGAGGAACTTGAATTGGACTAAACACGCTCTGAAAACTGCAACCAAGTGTTTCGCCGGCCAAGTCATTAACTTCCGATCCTAAATTTCATATCTCGTCTGACGACTTTGATGCTAAGGGATCGCACCACTGATTTAGCCTAACCCCCTTCACGCAATTACCCAGGAGAGGGAAACAAAGCAATCGGAAATCACCAAAAGCAGAGATTTTACAACTACCGGGGCACATGTGAGGGCAGGTCCCGACGACGGACGCGAGTTCGCGACAATCTCGGTCGTCCTCTCGATCTTGATCGCGCCGGTGCTGTTCTTGCCGCTCCCGAACGCCGATCGAGCTCCCGGCGGCGGCCTCGGAGGCATGCGCGCGCATCGGTCGGGCGAGGCTCCGAGGCCGGCCGCCGGCAGCCGCGTCTCCGGAATCGAGGTACGGATCTTCGCGGCTATGCGGTCGAGCATCGCCGCCGGCCCTGTTGGGAGGTCGATATCGCGGCCGGTGGTTGGACGAGTGGctcgaagaggaagaagaagaagaagaagggttcCGACGAAGGTTTTGCGGCTGCTGGTGGTGGTTCTGCCTTCTCTCCATGGTTGGTCTGCCGGAACGGCTCGCCTCGACTGGTACTGAATCGAAACGTttgcgagaagaagaagaagctcacTTTGGACATTGCACTTcgtaattaatttttctaatcaagcttattcatttctaaacctGATTAATTGGAGCTTAATTTATTCATCGGAGCCAGCAAGATTATGACATGAATTTTCCCcctcttttattctttttcttaataataAGGAGAATTGAGTAATGCATGAGACTAAAATTCGGGAAAAAACAAGAGCGATAAGATTTATCCATACAAAAATCACATTTGATCTTTGCACGTCCCCACCCTTTTCACTCTTGATGGTCACGTAACCTCCaattaattaacaaagagaaaaatcatGCAAGTTCAAGAATTTGATTAGACaaataaaaggtttaaaatttttatcgCCGGAAATGTGCAAATTTAAAGGAATTTAGGTAATAACATTGGACTCTATCTTGTATCAGTGCAGCCATCACAGCAATAATGTTGGCCTTGGGAGATTTGTCTCAAGGATGGAGGAGATTATGCTCGTCATCTTGGATTAAGATCACACTCAATCTAGATGGCCCTCGAGAATAATCATCTCGCTTTGTCAAGCGAGTCCTCATGGGCATAATGGACATGATGATTTGCTCTCCCAAGTTCAAGTTGGATGACAAGAGAGACTCTTttaatcatttctt
This Eucalyptus grandis isolate ANBG69807.140 chromosome 7, ASM1654582v1, whole genome shotgun sequence DNA region includes the following protein-coding sequences:
- the LOC104454500 gene encoding SAC3 family protein C, which encodes MERRQNHHQQPQNLRRNPSSSSSSSSSHSSNHRPRYRPPNRAGGDARPHSREDPYLDSGDAAAGGRPRSLARPMRAHASEAAAGSSIGVRERQEQHRRDQDREDDRDCRELASVVGTCPHMCPVGEMAQRERLRDLAVFERLHGNPAKTSPELAVKKFCRTISTRDVQLLDIRPFSVLGSTLDYLMSLMNSTPEPFETVHDFIFDRTRSIRQDLSMQNIVDKRVIHMYEKMVNFHVTSHHKLRLRSSGPDSFNISSLHHLNMEQLAKVLTSLYNLYDLNRDHSSTHKNEPEYRSLYVLLCLNSESLPEGERLSLWFRRVPTPVIKSKEMSFARRILRYFRTGNYSRFFSTIAAEASYLQYCALEPYIDKVRALAVLCINNGGYKLHPYPIAHLSNLLMMEESEVESFCNACGLETSLDEQGNKVLPTKQPAFEHPKAGYGKYGFSGLENICRGREAEENV